AGGCACAGCACGCTCTCCCCCTTCGGGATGCGCTTGCCGCCGAGATCCTCGATGTCTTCAAGCGCGACGCGGCCGGTCAGTTGCACCGAGGAATCGTAGCGCAGGAACTCCTCGATCGCGTTGGTGATCAGGCCGGGATTGGCCTTCAGCAGCGCGAGCTGATCCGGGTTGCGATAGAGCGCAAGCAGCCCGTTGCCGATCAGGTTGACGGTCGTCTCATGGCCCGCGCCGAACAGCAGGATGATGTTGGCGGTCAGTTCCTCGTTGGTGAGCTTCTGGCCGTCCTCCTCGGCCTGCACCAGCTGGGTGGTGAGGTCGTCGCCGGGCTGCCTGCGGCGCAGCTCGAACAGCTGGTGGAAGTACATTGCGGCCATCACGTTGCCGGCATTGCCCTTCTTGATCTCCTCCGCCGACAGCGGCACCGGATCGAGCAGGCGTCCGCCGTCGCGCGAGCCGGTATAGAAGGCCTCACGCTGCTCCTCGGGGATGCCGAGCATGTCGCAGATGATGGTGACCGGCAGGCGGAACGCGAAATCGTCGATCAGGTCCATCCGCCCTTGCGGAATGATGCGGTCGAGCGTCTCGTCGACGATCTGCTGGATGCGCGGACGCATATCCTCGACCCGGCGTGCGGTGAACGCCTTGACGACGAGGCCGCGCAGGCGGGTGTGATCCGGCGGGTCCTGCTGCAGCATCCAGTGGCTCATGCTGCGGAAGACCGGCTCCTCCATGATCTTCGGGCCGTAGCGGCGGATCGTACGATCGACGTAATCCTTGCCGAACCGCTTGTCGCGCAGCACGAGACTGGCCTCGGCGTGCCGGCTGGCGACGAAGGCGCCGTGCGCATTGACATGCATCGGATCGAGCCGGCGCAGCCGCTCGTAATACGGATAGGGATTGCGAATGAATTCGGGTGCCAGCGGATTGAAAAGCGGCTCGCCGCTCGCCGGCTGAACTTGCTCGTTCATGGTGACCTCGTTCGCTCGCGGCCCCGGTGCCTCCACCCTGGCGCGCCTTGGTGTCATCCTCAAGGCCGCACGATTACGGTGCGGCTGTTCTGGTTCTGCAACTCGATACACTCTTGTATCGAGTTGCATTCTGCCCTAAACTGCGCCGATGTCAAGGGTTCGAACCAGACCGACACGGGACGACACCTGCGAGAAGCTGTTCGAGGCGGCAGCGCGGGTGTTCGAGGAACAGGGCATCGGCGGCGCCAGCATCGAGACGATCGCGGCGGCGGCGGGCTTTTCCCGCGGCGCGTTCTATTCGAACTTCAAGAGCAAGGACGAGCTGATCATCGCGATGCTCGAGGACCACGTCGAGCAATCGATCCGGCGCAATCTCGATCTGCTTGCCAAGCACAGCAACCTGTCCGACTTCCTGGAAGCGCTGCGCACCGCGGATCGCAGCCGGCAGGATCCGCTCGGCCGTTCGCCTCTCCTGCACATGGAGATGATCCTGTTCGTGGCGCGCGCCGAGAAGCGCCGTCCCGAGCTCGCCAAGCGGCTGCGCGCGCGGCGCAAGCTGATCGCCGACATCGTCGAGACCGCGCAGAAGAATAGCGGCAGGAACGCCAGGCTCAACCCGGACTGGACCGGTGCGATCGTGCTGGCGCTGGAAGACGGTTTCCGCCTGCACCGGCTGATCGATCCGGAGACCACACCCGCCGACAGTTGCCTGCGCGCGATCACCGACCTGCAACGCGCGATCGGCGTGTCATCCACCTGATCTTGCGCTTTAGCTCGTAGCATGATCGTTTCGGAAAACCGCCTCGCAGTTTTCCGGATCATGCTTTAGACGGCGCTGGCGACCTTGTGCATCTGTCCGGCGACGGCGCGGACCTTGCGAGGCGACGCCTGCCAGATCGCGAATGCCGACAGCAGGCTGACGGCAATCCCGAGCAGGAAGGCGCTGGTGTAGCTGCCCGAGAGATCATAGAGCTGGCCGGTGATCC
The window above is part of the Bradyrhizobium sp. PSBB068 genome. Proteins encoded here:
- a CDS encoding cytochrome P450, producing the protein MNEQVQPASGEPLFNPLAPEFIRNPYPYYERLRRLDPMHVNAHGAFVASRHAEASLVLRDKRFGKDYVDRTIRRYGPKIMEEPVFRSMSHWMLQQDPPDHTRLRGLVVKAFTARRVEDMRPRIQQIVDETLDRIIPQGRMDLIDDFAFRLPVTIICDMLGIPEEQREAFYTGSRDGGRLLDPVPLSAEEIKKGNAGNVMAAMYFHQLFELRRRQPGDDLTTQLVQAEEDGQKLTNEELTANIILLFGAGHETTVNLIGNGLLALYRNPDQLALLKANPGLITNAIEEFLRYDSSVQLTGRVALEDIEDLGGKRIPKGESVLCLLGSANHDEAVYPDHPEKLDIQRPNVKPLSFGGGIHFCLGAQLARIEAEIAISTLLRRIPDLRLDDAENPEWRPTFVLRGLKRLPASW
- a CDS encoding TetR/AcrR family transcriptional regulator, which encodes MSRVRTRPTRDDTCEKLFEAAARVFEEQGIGGASIETIAAAAGFSRGAFYSNFKSKDELIIAMLEDHVEQSIRRNLDLLAKHSNLSDFLEALRTADRSRQDPLGRSPLLHMEMILFVARAEKRRPELAKRLRARRKLIADIVETAQKNSGRNARLNPDWTGAIVLALEDGFRLHRLIDPETTPADSCLRAITDLQRAIGVSST